In the Dasypus novemcinctus isolate mDasNov1 chromosome 16, mDasNov1.1.hap2, whole genome shotgun sequence genome, tcaatgtagggagggaaagaaatggaTCCTGGGCTTTCACCTTTCTTGTGAGTCAAATGGGATGAGTGGGGTTTTCCTGATGCTGAGGGGATTTGCAGCTTTAAACTATGGGATGGAAAAAAGCAACAAGGGTcatttgaggaaactgagagcAGCTCTCATCATCTAGACAAAATGGGGATAAATACCCTGCTAGTTGTGGTTACGATCAGGGTAGGGGTAACTGGGATGTTCACTTGAAAGAGGACATTATGACTAGGCCAGCCAAGATTACAAAGcatcaaatataaattattttataagaagACATTGTCCATTATAAAGAAGAGGTTGTAACTGTGGGCCCCTGTCCATATACATAGTTGTCCTGGGGGCAGTCCCTCTTTTGTGCTGTTGGAAGGGTCCTCACAGTGGagaaaaggggtgggggggagaattGGTACAATCTGTAATGAGACAGGTATTCCAAGCCCACCGAGCTCTCCATGGGTGAAAGAGAAGAAGGAGAGGtactcctcctccttcttcatcCACCTGCTGAGAGGAGGTATTTAGAaagatgagagaaaaagaaagcaactgATTAGCATTAAATACCATTGTAAGAGATCATCAATATTAATACATTATCTACAATAATCTAGTCTGAATCCAGGTGATCAAGAAGCATAACATTGTTCATTTTCTCCATCACCAAACCTTATTTCTATAATGGATACCATTTCATCTAAGAGAGCAAGTCCTGCCTCAAGGTGACGTTGGCCAAGCCCACTCATCCTTGTTGCTCTGGGGGTTTCTGTAACATCACAACAGGGGTTAGCAAGGTAGGACACTGAGTCCTATCTGGAGCCTGCAAGTGGGGAAACATGCTGGGAGTGGTGTTCTTCAGGAGGATGCCTGCACAATATCAACTTCTCCTTTGGTTTCAGATGAGTGCTTTGGCTTTCTATTCACAAGTGAAGCCCTCAATTCAGCCATGAAGTCTCTAAGGTGCTGCAGCTCTCTGATATTGTTAATTTCCTCCATGGAAAATAGCACATTTCACTGTGACTAAGTCTTAACATTTGTAAAACCTTCTTGGTGCCCTTGGCAGAGTCACACTCATAGTCACTTCCACTCTGCTAACCATGCTTTGGTTGGAAGGAGAATTCACGGGACTGCCACTCTCTCAGGACTATGGATTTCTCGATATCAAGCTATTGGCAATGATATGTTtgctgaatttcatttttttttctttttttattgttttttaaaaaagataaatagatcacaaaaaatgttacattaaaaaacataagaggttcccatataccccactccccactcccctgctCCACCTACATCAACATCCCTTTCATCAGTGAAGCATACTCATTGCGAGTGAAAACATCTTGGTgtactgccacaccacatggaccatagtttacttgtagttcacactctcccccagttcatccagtgggttatggcaggaaaacaatgtcctgcatctgtccttgcaatatcgctcaggacaactccaaatccccaaaaagctccatatcatacctcttcctcccccttcctgccctcagcaactcccatgaccactgtctccatatcaatgatacaatttttttccattgctatagtcacaatgtttctatagtagaatatcagcaagtccactccaatccatattatattcctccatcttgtggatcctgggatgttaacgtccactctacctctaaatcaagaggggccttagatcccacatagctgatggatgtgattctacTGGTTGCAGTTATAGACAGtcttggtttcttggtgtggtggttgaccattctcacatccctgtcagctgacctgggtatgtccaatgaactggagtgtaggtgtttcaactctgctgagattcagggcccaactggcacatggacagtccagagtgAATTTCATTTTAAACTTAAAGTTGAGTATGGATGCTTTTGTAATAACTGGTCATTTTAAGACCTCCTTAAAGATACCTGGATGGCAAAGAGTCATAATAAAAGTAATTcttggaaagaaaaatatataagccCACGTACTCAAGAGGCAGTTTTATTAGCTTGAATACATTATGTGGACACACACATCCTTTCTGTTtctggcaaagaagaaaaataatatgaatCTCATTGAGAAACCATTCCTTAGAATGGAGAGGAGATGCGTTGTGAAAGAAAGAGGTGTAGAGACAGAGGGGCCTGGGTATGAGAACACAGGTGTCCTGACACCTGCCTAGGGACCTCAAGGTGGCAGCTGGAATGAAATGTGAAAGCAAAGGGCTCTCTTTTAGTACCTCTGGATTGTGTATTCATATGTTTTTAAGAGTAAGATTTATTCTAATAATGTATTTGATGTACTTTCCTGCTCCTTTGAGCAAAAAGGTAGAGATAAAACAAAGCAATAGTTTCATTTCACAGTGATAAAAATCACATGTGCATCTTCAGGAAGACAGTGGGAACATTGCTGCATTTGTGGGGTATTGCTATAGATAATCACACATCAGTTCAGATGTTCATCTTGATTCTTATAATTCCTGAGAAGAGCTCCATGGTGGCAAGGATATTGCCACCTCCATTTTTGTATTTCCAGTGCCCATGATCCTATCTGTCCTATACCCAGGGTTGAATAGTTTAAAATTTGTGCTACCACCATTGATGAGCCACTGATTGTGTTAACACCCTGTCTGAGGCTTTGATATTCTCAACAAACCTGAGGTCTTTGACCCAGAGAATTAGGTGAGGAAGACATCGctacacttctttttttaaattaattatttcttttattaaattttcttttttttaaagatgcattaatcacaaaaaaaatgttacattaaaaaacataagaggttcccacatactccacacccaatcccctcactcctccctcatcaataacctccctcatcattgtggcacattcattgcatttggtaaatacactttggagcactactgaaccacatggattatagtttatattgtagtttacactctcttccagtgcattcaatgggttatggtaggatatataatgtccaacatctgtccctgcaatatcatttaggacaactccaagtcccaaaaacatttttttaagatacatggatCTCCTGAGTCTCACCaagttgcaacaccttctctctggttcattagacttactcgagtcagctaacagggaggtgaggatggtcaaccaccataccagggaacatTGCTACTCTTTATTGTCCCATCTGACACACACCCTACAGCCAGCATTTGACATTTCATAAAGTCAGTATACGTTAAACTGAACCCACACTTTCTCCCAATAGCAAGAACTAACATGGACAATCCATCTGTATATTGTAATTTATAACCATAGTCCTTCAGGTCACAGGAGTCCTACTGATGCTCCCTGACCCCTTCCTTTCCCATCTTCTTGAAGAAACCTAGAGGGCCTTTCCTTgggtctattttctttctccctggtTGAAATGTATTTAGGTTTGGGAAGGAAGCAGTGGATAGTTTCTATCTAATTTAGTTGTAAATtgtattaatatttcaaaaagcaATATTAGATAGGTCATACTTAGAGTCTTAACCATATTTGATTTATATGATTTAAATGATGAGATTTGGAATTTTAGAGCTGATAACATTTAGATGAGATTTCTTTAAGTTGATTCATAGTGGGTTGAGATGTCGGCATACATTAGGGTggggtgaatgtattttgcacatgATACAGACATAAATTTTGGGAGGCGAGACAACAGACTAACGTGTTGAATAATGTTCACAAAGAAATATGTCTAACTGGAACCTGTTCATATCTACTTACTTGTAATTGGTTCTTTGCTGACATGATTAACTTATGGATCCAACCACAATTCAATAACTAGTTTCCTAATAAGTGAAAAGAGGGAAAGATttgagacacagacacagaagaaagagtgaagatggtcacatgatgatggaggtAAAGATTATAGTGATgttgccacaagccaaggatcaccagaaaCCACCAATAGCTGAAAGAGGCAAGAAAGAACTCCCTTCTAGAACATACAGAAGAGTGGACCCTGTTAAAACCTTGTTTTGGAattctagcttccagaactgtgagaggaagcgtttttgttgttttaagccacctagtttgATGGTTGTGGCAATCTTTGGAAATGACTACCCAGCACAAAACCCACACTTCAGGAATCAACAATGGCAGCCCCAACCCTTGTAACCCTGACTTACTCCACCATCCCACCACACTAATATATCCAGCAAACCCAAAACCATTCCCACCTTACTCAGACCACCATTGGAACAAAACATTATACCTCATGAGCTGGACAGCACACCTTTTATAATTGTGAGTAaaagtatttcaaatatttatgaacAACCTGATAGAGCTACAGCCAGAGTTTTGTTGGCTACTGATGAAACTCAAATTTATACATGTgcatatgatttattttatgtaaacaaCTTGAGGAGAAGGGAAATGGTGTGTGATTGGACACATCTCCAGATTAAATTGATTAAATGGAGAAGGGTTTTAGTGCAGGGAGCTCAATATTTGACAGAACAGGATACATCCCACATGAAAGAGCCCCTTTGCTGATGTTGATACTGATCTGGACATGAGATTGGTATCCTGGGGTACAGGATGCAGGAGGTTCTGGTAACCAGCACTTCACAGGGCAAAGCAAGGGGCTCCTCTTGATTCAGAAGATGATGGAAGACTTTGAGAAGAGGGGACATTGACCTGGTTTTGAATGTATGCTGAATTTGGATGATAGGATCCTGGGAAAATAGAATGCTGTAACAAGTGCATAGGTAAGTAAAGTGCATGAGTGGTTCAGTGCATTGGTGGGGGCAACATATGGGGACAAAGAGGTCAGATACATACAGCTGGTCAGCCCTTTCATATACAGCTTGGGGTACAAGGAAGGAGTAATGGTATCTAAAGATGACTAGATCAGGAGAGGCCTAGGAGACAGTTTTAGGATTCAGGAATCTCTGAGAGGTCATTCAGAGCAAGGCATGTTTTCCAGGGTGCAAGAAGAGTGGCTCTCAGGAACTATGTCTGGTCCTGTACACCCAACATTAAATATGTGTTCACATCATGAAATTGGTATCTTGGGGGTACAGGCCACAAGAGGCTCTGGTAGCCAGCACTGTGCTACAGCCAGTGCATCATATCCATGCACTTCCAACAAACCAAccaactcagaaaaaaaaaaatattgaccCATACCCACAGCCAAGGATGATTTTGCTAAAACTGTGATACCTAGGTCTTACTTCTATAAGCCTGTTCTTCATAAAATGTGCATAGGGCAGCAATGATAGAAGAATGCCATTTAATGTCTACAAAAGGGGAAGAGCTTCCCTAGGGCTGCCTTGACATCCTTGTTCCTCAGTGTATAGATGAGAGGGTTTAGGGTGGGGCTCATAACAGTGTACAGCACTCCAGCCAGTTTGCTTCTCTCAGGGCTATAGCTGGAGGCTGGACTGATATAAGCACAAAACACAGCTGAGTAATAGACAGAGACAACGAtgaggtgggaggagcaggtggagaaggccCGACGCTTTCCTTCAGCTGAACGGATGCGTAGGATACTGGAAATGATGCAGCCATAAGACACGAGGGTGAGAAGGAAGTTGATGAATCCATAGAAAGCATCGGCTATGATTGTCATGATGCTGTTCAAGTAGGTGGGACTACAGGAAAGCAGCAACAGTGGGGGTATCTCACAGAAAAAGTGAGTGATGACATTGGGGCCACAGAAGTATAGCTGTGTCATCAGACCAGTGTGGACGGAGGAGTTCAGAGCACAGATGACCCAGACTGCCAAAGCCAGTGCCACGCAGAGTTGTGGGCTCATCAGTGTCCCATAGTGCAGTGGCCGGCAGATGGCCACATAACGGTCATAGGCCATGACTGTGAGCAACAGCAGCTCAGAAGATGCAGACCAGACAACAAAGAAGAGCTGGGCCATGCATCCCTGAAATGAGATTGTGTTTTCCTTAAAGGCCAGGCCCACCAGCACCTTGGGCAACACAGAGGAGGTGCAGACAACATCCATGGTGGCCAGGTTGAATAGGAAAATGTACATGGGGCTGCGGAGGCTGGAGATGCAGGTGATGACAGTGATGATCAGAATGTTGCCCGTGATGGCAATTGCGTAGAGGGAGAGGAAGCAGCCAAGTAGCAGCAGCCGCAGTTCTGGGTGCTCCGGGAACCCCTGGAGCATGAAATATGCCAACATGGTCTGGTTGGACTTCCTCATCGTACTGGGCATGGGTGCTGGATCCCAATCCATGTGGTCATCAACACTGACCCCTCCCTTTGGAAACTCTGCCATTCTCTGCAGAGGTGACAAAACATTCACTTCAGACCAATGTTTCTTATGTAACCATTTAAGAATCTATCTTGCTCTCAGAAAGGGGAGGAATCAACTAGTTTAACTGATGAAAGCCCATTTATTTCCTCAATCACTACCCATTCCAATGCTCTCTGAAAACCATACTTTCTTCATtgactttcctttcattttcccttAAAAAATCTTTGTCCTCTAGATTTCTGCTTTGTTGGCTCCCTGACCTTACCCTAACCATTCTCTACAGGAGGGCCAAGGAGAACTACCCTTTCAGAGGGCTATTTCTTACATCTCTCTCTCCATCTACTGCAATCTGCTGATATGGCCATAGAAACTCCATTTCCACCTCCTGCTGCCTCAGCAAGAACTCCCTTCAATGGATCAACAATGAGCATccaagccccttcttgatatagatgtggagtggacacaaccattctaaggtccacaagatggaggaaaagaatatggattaaagtggacttactgatattctattcatgaactattgtgattagtattcaaagaaaatgtagcattg is a window encoding:
- the LOC101438267 gene encoding olfactory receptor 13A1-like, yielding MRKSNQTMLAYFMLQGFPEHPELRLLLLGCFLSLYAIAITGNILIITVITCISSLRSPMYIFLFNLATMDVVCTSSVLPKVLVGLAFKENTISFQGCMAQLFFVVWSASSELLLLTVMAYDRYVAICRPLHYGTLMSPQLCVALALAVWVICALNSSVHTGLMTQLYFCGPNVITHFFCEIPPLLLLSCSPTYLNSIMTIIADAFYGFINFLLTLVSYGCIISSILRIRSAEGKRRAFSTCSSHLIVVSVYYSAVFCAYISPASSYSPERSKLAGVLYTVMSPTLNPLIYTLRNKDVKAALGKLFPFCRH